Proteins found in one Puniceicoccaceae bacterium genomic segment:
- a CDS encoding SlyX family protein — protein MGQDPAIQLEIKVTYLEKTLQELNEVVYHQQRTIDSLEKRITLLTQQLREHMESAEGNAPAMEKPPHY, from the coding sequence ATGGGACAAGATCCAGCCATCCAACTTGAGATCAAGGTCACTTATCTCGAAAAGACCCTTCAGGAGCTGAACGAGGTCGTTTATCACCAGCAACGCACGATCGATTCTCTCGAAAAGCGCATCACCCTGCTCACGCAACAGCTTCGCGAACACATGGAATCTGCCGAAGGCAATGCACCGGCTATGGAAAAACCACCGCATTACTGA
- a CDS encoding beta-galactosidase yields MPTTLISPVGFWCFAWLLLLQAVGHASEFPLKLKVDPGEIPQERVIRAMGPATNPAGETIGYDAISLKRNGEPWMPVMGEFHFSRYAPDQWLRELHKLKAGGIDIVATYLFWNHHEEREGEWNWGASRDIRSFVEAAAQAELKVFLRIGPWCHGEARYGGIPDWVVHGDMTIRSNDANYLAKVENWYQAIGEQVEGLMWAQGGPVVAVQLDNEYAGSSAHLLELKRLAIAAGLHVPLYTRTGWPKLQDLMPEDEMLPLFGVYAEGFWNHSLEPMPGKYREGFHFSKVRTSSDIGSDQLGDLISEDESEARRYPYLTCEVGGGMMNSYHRRVWIEPEDVLSTALVKFGSGGNLMGYYMYHGGWNPVGTYSTLQESLVTQYPNDMPVKNYDFQAPIGASGRLREHAHGLRQLHLFLRDYEHWVAPLQTFLPEVRPKGMADTATHRWSVRSDGEGGLLFFNNYERLCRMPERRVQYAITGLKEGALKMPMSPVVLEDGDFGFWPFRMEIAPGFEIEWITAQPLCRVRDDNGDWVVCFRQSGKVSPELAFKADSGLTVEAQRGTDVREIENGLQYIGELETGMEPAVTLLAADGTRRCHLVFLEESQANQLWKGRMGNRDRLVLANSELVFRDGMLELHPIREGGVEFYLLPDLGAPPRLDGSKISSRTDGLWAGYVIPEKRVFYRQESVALQALREAGELRSIPLGPYKSRVAMAPVDADFEQAKKWRLPLPKLEALEEDVELMLQLDYVADVLRLKADGALWMDDFYNGRGFEAPVLELANTNGQSLETLDALELLLLPLQPDAPIYLHPSVRASLPTGESVAQLRTAHWILRSPIRLHVE; encoded by the coding sequence ATGCCCACGACACTTATATCCCCTGTTGGTTTTTGGTGCTTTGCCTGGCTGTTACTGCTCCAGGCAGTTGGCCATGCATCCGAATTTCCGTTGAAGCTGAAGGTGGATCCTGGAGAAATTCCGCAGGAGCGAGTCATCCGTGCGATGGGGCCAGCGACAAATCCGGCAGGTGAGACCATCGGTTATGATGCCATATCTCTGAAACGCAATGGCGAACCCTGGATGCCGGTGATGGGTGAATTTCACTTTTCCCGCTATGCTCCCGATCAGTGGTTGAGGGAGCTGCACAAGCTGAAGGCTGGCGGCATTGACATTGTGGCGACCTACCTGTTTTGGAATCACCATGAGGAACGGGAAGGGGAGTGGAACTGGGGCGCATCGCGGGACATTCGAAGCTTTGTTGAGGCAGCAGCACAGGCGGAGTTGAAGGTATTTTTGCGCATTGGCCCGTGGTGTCATGGTGAGGCGAGATATGGTGGCATTCCGGATTGGGTCGTGCATGGCGACATGACAATTCGCAGTAATGATGCGAACTATCTCGCCAAGGTGGAGAACTGGTATCAGGCCATCGGGGAGCAGGTTGAAGGACTGATGTGGGCACAGGGAGGTCCGGTGGTGGCCGTGCAGCTCGACAATGAATATGCGGGATCATCTGCCCATTTGCTGGAGTTGAAGCGACTGGCGATTGCTGCGGGTCTGCATGTTCCGCTGTATACGCGAACGGGTTGGCCGAAGTTGCAGGATTTGATGCCGGAGGATGAGATGTTACCCCTGTTTGGAGTTTATGCGGAGGGATTCTGGAATCATTCCCTTGAACCCATGCCCGGAAAATACCGTGAAGGATTTCATTTTTCGAAGGTACGAACCAGTTCGGACATTGGCTCCGATCAACTGGGTGACCTCATTTCTGAGGACGAGTCTGAGGCGCGGCGCTATCCCTACCTCACCTGTGAAGTGGGCGGGGGGATGATGAACAGCTATCACCGGAGGGTCTGGATCGAGCCAGAGGACGTGCTTTCCACGGCATTGGTGAAGTTTGGATCGGGTGGAAACCTGATGGGATACTACATGTATCACGGTGGATGGAACCCAGTTGGAACCTACAGCACCTTACAGGAATCACTGGTGACGCAATATCCCAACGACATGCCTGTGAAAAATTATGATTTTCAGGCTCCGATCGGGGCATCGGGGAGACTTCGGGAGCATGCGCACGGTTTGCGACAGTTGCACCTGTTCCTGCGCGACTATGAGCATTGGGTTGCGCCGCTGCAGACGTTTTTACCGGAAGTGCGCCCGAAGGGAATGGCTGATACCGCGACCCATCGCTGGAGTGTTCGCAGTGATGGTGAAGGTGGGCTGTTGTTTTTCAACAATTACGAGCGCTTGTGTCGGATGCCTGAGCGCAGGGTGCAATATGCGATTACCGGATTGAAGGAAGGTGCATTGAAGATGCCGATGAGTCCGGTTGTGTTGGAGGATGGGGACTTTGGGTTTTGGCCGTTTCGCATGGAAATTGCGCCGGGATTTGAGATCGAGTGGATCACTGCGCAACCGCTTTGTCGTGTGCGCGATGACAATGGAGACTGGGTCGTCTGTTTCAGGCAGAGTGGGAAGGTGTCTCCTGAACTGGCCTTTAAAGCGGATTCTGGGTTAACAGTTGAAGCGCAGCGCGGAACAGATGTGAGGGAAATTGAAAATGGATTACAGTACATCGGTGAATTGGAAACCGGGATGGAGCCAGCAGTGACACTACTGGCTGCCGATGGAACGCGCAGGTGTCACCTGGTGTTCCTTGAGGAATCCCAGGCAAATCAGTTGTGGAAGGGACGCATGGGGAATCGGGATCGCCTGGTTTTGGCAAACAGCGAGCTGGTGTTCCGCGACGGAATGCTCGAGCTGCATCCGATTCGGGAAGGCGGAGTTGAGTTTTACTTGCTACCGGATCTTGGCGCACCCCCACGCTTGGACGGAAGCAAGATCAGCAGTCGAACCGACGGGTTGTGGGCTGGGTATGTGATCCCAGAAAAAAGGGTTTTCTATCGCCAGGAATCCGTTGCCTTGCAGGCATTGCGTGAGGCGGGTGAACTTCGTTCGATTCCATTGGGACCCTACAAATCCAGGGTGGCAATGGCTCCGGTGGATGCGGATTTTGAGCAAGCGAAAAAGTGGCGATTGCCGCTTCCGAAACTGGAAGCACTGGAAGAGGATGTGGAGCTGATGTTGCAGCTTGACTACGTGGCGGATGTCTTGCGTCTGAAAGCGGATGGAGCCTTGTGGATGGATGATTTTTACAATGGAAGAGGTTTTGAGGCCCCTGTGCTTGAGCTGGCAAACACGAACGGACAATCTTTGGAAACATTGGATGCACTGGAGCTTCTGCTGTTGCCGCTGCAACCGGATGCGCCGATCTACCTGCACCCCAGCGTGCGCGCTTCACTCCCGACTGGTGAATCGGTTGCGCAGCTGCGAACCGCACACTGGATCCTTCGCAGCCCGATTCGGTTGCACGTGGAATGA
- a CDS encoding helix-turn-helix domain-containing protein, whose protein sequence is MARQSYSTEVFQKNQIGWTLLSNHGHVLICLARDPSMRLRDVAMQVGITERAVQRIVADLNQAGFLEITKSGRCNSYEIPTNAPMKHPLESDCSIGELLKLFL, encoded by the coding sequence ATGGCCAGGCAATCCTACTCGACGGAAGTATTTCAAAAAAACCAGATTGGCTGGACTCTGCTTAGCAACCACGGTCACGTCTTGATCTGCCTGGCGCGGGATCCCTCCATGCGCCTGCGCGATGTGGCGATGCAGGTGGGCATTACGGAGCGGGCAGTGCAGCGCATTGTTGCGGATCTGAATCAGGCGGGATTTCTCGAGATCACCAAAAGTGGACGCTGCAATTCCTATGAAATTCCGACGAACGCACCGATGAAACATCCGCTTGAGAGCGATTGCTCCATCGGTGAGTTGTTGAAGCTGTTTCTCTGA
- a CDS encoding HigA family addiction module antitoxin: protein MNQSNQAQTCTHTDPVRLNKVIHAKRSITAEYSIRLGQFFGQDEAFWLNMQKEFDLRNVKRLKAQKIRSEVKPFATLKID, encoded by the coding sequence CTGAATCAATCAAATCAAGCCCAAACTTGCACGCATACTGATCCAGTGCGCCTGAACAAAGTCATCCATGCAAAGCGGTCCATCACCGCTGAATACTCCATTCGCCTCGGTCAGTTCTTCGGACAGGACGAAGCCTTCTGGCTCAACATGCAGAAGGAATTTGACCTTCGCAACGTGAAGCGACTCAAGGCTCAGAAAATTCGTAGCGAGGTGAAACCCTTCGCAACGCTCAAAATCGATTGA